A genomic segment from Streptosporangium roseum DSM 43021 encodes:
- a CDS encoding ABC transporter ATP-binding protein: MKLPETASWRLLFAYVRPHRRALLLGGVLSLVGSLAGLAMPLLAKVVIDAFGEQRSLVGPVLGLTAAVLLGAAVGALGRYVLERMGEGVVFSARRSLVDRMLRLRVSEVDRLKPGDLLSRVTSDTTLLRAVFTDGVVETVSAVFMLVGAVVMMAIMDGLLLLITLTVLILVGSLVGLVMPRIRRASTQAQVAVGEMGAVLDRVLQAFRTVKASGAEDREIATVGAAAREARDRGVAVAWWTSIAGISAWVSAQLAFVAVLGVGGARVASGALEVSSLIAFLLYLFYLVAPIGQMVQGVTQMQNGLAAVKRIREIEELPAEEAADAAGTVGTAPAGVSFEGVAFRYGDDRPVVHHDVSFTVPAGGMTALVGPSGAGKSTVFALLERFYEQQSGTISVDGRDIGQWPLGRLRASLGYVEQDAPVLDGSLRENLVFAAPEVGEAEIRRVLALTRLEDLVARLPEGLETKVGHRGIMLSGGERQRVAIARALLRRPRLLLLDEATSQLDAVNELRLREVIAEVARETTVLVIAHRLSTVTTADRIVVMEAGRVRAVGTHSELLDGDDLYRELAATQFLLPT; the protein is encoded by the coding sequence ATGAAATTGCCCGAGACCGCCTCCTGGCGACTTCTGTTCGCCTACGTCCGCCCGCACAGACGGGCCCTGCTCCTCGGTGGTGTCCTCAGCCTCGTCGGCTCGCTGGCCGGGCTCGCGATGCCGCTTCTCGCGAAGGTGGTCATCGACGCCTTCGGCGAGCAGCGCTCCCTGGTCGGGCCGGTGCTCGGCCTGACGGCCGCCGTCCTCCTGGGCGCGGCCGTCGGCGCGCTCGGCAGATACGTGCTGGAGCGTATGGGCGAGGGCGTCGTGTTCTCCGCCCGGCGGAGCCTGGTGGACCGGATGCTGCGGCTGCGGGTCTCGGAGGTGGACCGGCTCAAGCCCGGCGACCTGCTGTCGCGGGTGACCTCGGACACCACCCTGCTCCGGGCCGTGTTCACCGACGGTGTCGTCGAGACGGTCAGCGCGGTGTTCATGCTTGTGGGCGCCGTGGTGATGATGGCGATCATGGATGGGCTGCTGCTGCTCATCACGCTGACGGTCCTGATCCTGGTCGGCTCCCTCGTGGGCCTGGTCATGCCGCGCATCCGGCGGGCCTCGACGCAGGCGCAGGTCGCGGTGGGCGAGATGGGCGCGGTGCTCGACCGGGTCCTGCAGGCGTTCCGCACGGTCAAGGCCAGCGGCGCCGAGGACCGCGAGATCGCCACGGTGGGAGCGGCGGCCCGCGAGGCGCGGGACCGGGGCGTCGCGGTCGCCTGGTGGACCTCGATCGCCGGCATCTCCGCGTGGGTCTCCGCGCAGCTCGCCTTCGTGGCCGTGCTCGGCGTGGGCGGCGCCCGGGTCGCCTCCGGCGCACTGGAGGTCTCCTCGCTGATCGCCTTCCTGCTGTACCTGTTCTACCTGGTGGCCCCGATCGGCCAGATGGTCCAGGGCGTCACCCAGATGCAGAACGGCCTGGCGGCGGTGAAGCGGATCCGCGAGATCGAGGAGCTCCCCGCCGAGGAGGCCGCCGACGCGGCTGGCACGGTCGGCACGGCTCCGGCGGGGGTGAGCTTCGAGGGCGTGGCCTTCCGCTACGGCGACGACCGGCCGGTCGTCCACCACGACGTCTCCTTTACGGTCCCGGCGGGCGGCATGACCGCGCTCGTCGGCCCGTCCGGGGCGGGCAAGTCCACGGTCTTCGCCCTGCTCGAACGGTTCTACGAGCAGCAGTCCGGGACGATCTCCGTCGACGGCCGTGACATCGGGCAGTGGCCGCTGGGCCGGCTGCGCGCCTCCCTGGGCTATGTGGAGCAGGACGCGCCGGTGCTGGACGGCTCGCTCAGGGAGAACCTCGTCTTCGCCGCGCCGGAGGTGGGCGAGGCCGAGATCCGGCGGGTGCTCGCGCTGACCCGGCTGGAGGACCTGGTCGCCCGGCTCCCCGAAGGGCTGGAGACCAAGGTCGGTCATCGCGGGATCATGCTCTCCGGGGGTGAGCGCCAGCGGGTCGCCATCGCGCGCGCCCTGCTGCGCCGTCCCCGGCTGCTCCTGCTCGACGAGGCCACCTCCCAGCTCGACGCGGTCAACGAGCTGCGGCTCCGCGAGGTGATCGCCGAGGTGGCCAGGGAGACGACCGTGCTGGTGATCGCCCATCGCCTGTCCACGGTGACCACCGCCGACCGGATCGTGGTGATGGAGGCGGGCCGGGTGCGGGCCGTCGGGACCCACAGTGAGCTCCTCGACGGCGACGATCTCTACCGTGAGCTGGCCGCCACCCAGTTCCTGCTGCCGACGTAG
- the hutU gene encoding urocanate hydratase, producing MTGSRIVRAPRGTTLTAKGWPQEAALRMIQNNLDPEVAEHPEQLVVYGGSGRAARDWRSFDAITRTLTTLEGDETLLVQSGRPVGVFRTHEWAPRVLIANSNLVPDWANWEEFRRLEAAGLTMYGQMTAGSWIYIGTQGILQGTYETFAAVAAKRFGGSLAGTITLTAGLGGMGGAQPLAVTMNDGVVICVDCDPRSIDRRIEHRYLDVRAKDLDEALRLAYEARDLRRPLSIGVEGNAAEVLPELLRRGAEIDIVTDQTSAHDPLMYLPIGVAFEDMAAEREKDPAGFTTKAREAMATHVEAMVGFQDAGAEVFDYGNSIRGEAQLAGYARAFDFPGFVPAYIRPLFCEGKGPFRWAALSGSAQDIAKTDRAILELFPDNEPLARWIRMAEERVHFQGLPARICWLGYGERHLAGERFNDMVASGEIEAPLVIGRDHLDCGSVASPYRETEGMADGSDAIADWPLLNAMLNVASGAAWVSIHHGGGVGIGRSIHAGQVTVADGTRLGAEKLNRVLTNDPGMGVIRHVDAGYDGAVTVAEERGVRVPMRES from the coding sequence ATGACCGGCAGCCGGATCGTGCGCGCGCCGCGCGGCACCACGCTCACCGCCAAGGGGTGGCCGCAGGAGGCCGCGCTCCGCATGATCCAGAACAATCTGGATCCCGAGGTGGCCGAGCACCCGGAGCAGCTCGTCGTCTACGGCGGTTCGGGCAGGGCGGCGCGCGACTGGCGCTCCTTCGACGCGATCACCCGCACCCTGACCACGCTGGAGGGCGACGAGACGCTGCTGGTGCAGTCCGGCCGGCCGGTGGGGGTCTTCCGCACGCACGAGTGGGCGCCGCGGGTGCTCATCGCCAACTCCAACCTCGTGCCCGACTGGGCGAACTGGGAGGAGTTCCGCCGCCTGGAGGCCGCGGGCCTGACCATGTACGGGCAGATGACGGCCGGGTCCTGGATCTACATCGGCACCCAGGGCATCCTGCAGGGAACCTACGAGACCTTCGCCGCGGTCGCCGCCAAGCGGTTCGGCGGCTCCCTGGCCGGGACGATCACCCTGACCGCCGGGCTCGGCGGCATGGGCGGCGCCCAGCCGCTCGCCGTCACCATGAACGACGGCGTGGTGATCTGCGTCGACTGCGACCCCAGGTCGATCGACCGGCGGATCGAGCACCGCTACCTGGACGTCAGGGCCAAGGACCTCGACGAGGCGCTGCGCCTGGCCTACGAGGCCCGTGACCTGCGCAGGCCCCTGAGCATCGGTGTCGAGGGCAACGCGGCCGAGGTGCTGCCCGAGCTGCTCCGCCGGGGTGCCGAGATCGACATCGTCACCGACCAGACGTCGGCGCACGACCCGCTGATGTACCTGCCGATCGGCGTGGCCTTCGAGGACATGGCCGCCGAGCGGGAGAAGGACCCGGCCGGGTTCACGACGAAGGCGCGCGAGGCCATGGCCACGCACGTCGAGGCTATGGTCGGCTTCCAGGACGCGGGCGCCGAGGTCTTCGACTACGGCAACTCCATCCGGGGCGAGGCGCAGCTCGCCGGCTACGCCCGCGCGTTCGACTTCCCCGGCTTCGTGCCCGCCTACATCCGGCCGCTGTTCTGCGAGGGCAAGGGCCCCTTCCGCTGGGCCGCGCTGTCCGGATCCGCCCAGGACATCGCCAAGACCGACCGGGCGATCCTGGAGCTGTTCCCCGACAACGAGCCGCTGGCCCGGTGGATCCGGATGGCCGAGGAGCGGGTCCACTTCCAGGGCCTGCCCGCGCGGATCTGCTGGCTCGGGTACGGCGAGCGCCATCTGGCCGGTGAGCGGTTCAACGACATGGTGGCCTCCGGCGAGATCGAGGCCCCGCTGGTGATCGGCCGCGACCACCTCGACTGCGGTTCGGTCGCCTCGCCGTACCGGGAGACCGAGGGCATGGCCGACGGCTCCGACGCGATCGCCGACTGGCCGCTGCTGAACGCCATGCTCAACGTGGCCTCCGGCGCCGCCTGGGTCTCCATCCACCACGGCGGCGGCGTCGGCATCGGCCGCTCCATCCACGCCGGCCAGGTCACCGTCGCCGACGGCACCAGGCTCGGAGCCGAGAAGCTCAACCGGGTCCTCACCAACGACCCGGGCATGGGCGTGATCCGTCACGTCGACGCGGGCTACGACGGGGCCGTCACCGTGGCGGAGGAGCGGGGCGTCCGCGTCCCGATGCGCGAGTCCTGA
- a CDS encoding MurR/RpiR family transcriptional regulator: MGDALDRLLEGRRLSPVQRRIARYLDDNLAEAIFLSSVELADRAGVSQPSVTRFAMVLGFAGYPELRQALRPFVVGDRSPSRANDLQTAIDVEVDNLRKVRDGLADPSTVAELGARLAGCEPLPVLGLRVSSGLATTFAYFARRIHPDVRLLTHGGSELADGLHAARRAGAGWLVAVILPRYPAEAVQALRSARELGLRTAVITDRPDVPFEADVILDAPVGERLVFDSHAAPLALAMVLVEAMADAAPLRTQARLEEYERMIDQAGVFVDRPNAPA, encoded by the coding sequence GTGGGGGACGCACTCGATCGACTTCTGGAGGGCCGGCGGCTGTCGCCTGTGCAGCGGCGGATCGCGCGTTACCTCGACGACAACCTCGCCGAGGCCATCTTCCTGTCCAGCGTGGAGCTGGCCGACCGGGCCGGGGTGAGCCAGCCGTCGGTGACCAGGTTCGCCATGGTGCTCGGTTTCGCGGGATACCCCGAGCTCAGGCAGGCGCTGCGGCCCTTCGTCGTGGGCGACCGGAGCCCGTCGCGGGCCAACGACCTGCAGACCGCGATCGACGTGGAGGTCGACAACCTGCGGAAGGTCCGCGACGGCCTGGCCGACCCCTCGACCGTCGCGGAGCTGGGCGCCAGGCTGGCCGGGTGCGAGCCGCTGCCGGTGCTCGGGCTGCGGGTGTCGAGCGGGCTGGCCACCACGTTCGCCTACTTCGCGCGCCGGATCCACCCCGACGTCCGCCTGCTGACCCACGGCGGCTCCGAGCTGGCCGACGGCCTGCACGCCGCCCGGCGGGCGGGAGCGGGCTGGCTGGTCGCGGTGATCCTGCCCCGCTACCCGGCCGAGGCCGTGCAGGCCCTGCGGAGCGCCAGGGAGCTGGGCCTGCGGACCGCGGTGATCACCGACCGGCCGGACGTGCCGTTCGAGGCCGACGTGATCCTGGACGCCCCGGTCGGCGAGCGGCTGGTGTTCGACTCGCACGCGGCGCCGCTCGCCCTGGCCATGGTGCTGGTGGAGGCCATGGCGGACGCGGCGCCGCTGCGGACGCAGGCCCGGCTGGAGGAGTACGAACGGATGATCGACCAGGCCGGCGTCTTCGTCGACCGGCCGAACGCGCCGGCCTAG
- a CDS encoding ABC transporter permease, with product MFRHTMLFLGYELGNVRRNPVWPLFGILQPVLYLLLFAPLLTGMVPGGTLVDALRIFTPGAMMMIALFGSLFTGFSMINETRNGVLERLAVSQAWRPAIVLGRVMKDMLVLVLQALLVMGVAVLMGLRLPLPALGLMLLLMAATGLFAASLSYGLALAIRDENGMSQLVQFFALPLTLLAGMMLPVSLGPEWLQTAARFNPLYYSVEAGRSLFAGDLSDGTIPVAFGVFLVLGALALAWSVRSLRRLAG from the coding sequence ATGTTCCGACACACCATGCTGTTTCTCGGCTACGAGCTCGGCAACGTCCGCCGCAACCCGGTCTGGCCGCTGTTCGGCATCCTGCAACCCGTGCTCTACCTGCTGCTGTTCGCCCCGCTGCTGACCGGGATGGTCCCGGGCGGGACACTGGTCGACGCGCTGAGGATCTTCACGCCCGGCGCGATGATGATGATCGCCCTGTTCGGCTCGCTGTTCACCGGCTTCAGCATGATCAACGAGACCCGCAACGGGGTGCTGGAGCGGCTCGCGGTCAGCCAGGCCTGGCGTCCGGCGATCGTCCTCGGCCGCGTGATGAAGGACATGCTCGTCCTCGTCCTGCAGGCGCTCCTGGTGATGGGGGTGGCCGTGCTGATGGGCCTGCGGCTGCCGCTGCCGGCCCTGGGCCTGATGCTGCTGCTCATGGCCGCGACCGGCCTGTTCGCCGCCAGCCTCTCCTACGGCCTGGCGCTGGCGATCCGCGACGAGAACGGCATGTCGCAGCTCGTCCAGTTCTTCGCGCTGCCGCTGACCCTGCTCGCCGGCATGATGCTGCCGGTCTCGCTCGGGCCGGAGTGGCTGCAGACGGCCGCCCGGTTCAACCCGCTCTACTACTCGGTCGAGGCGGGCCGCTCCCTGTTCGCCGGCGACCTGTCCGACGGCACGATCCCGGTGGCCTTCGGCGTCTTCCTCGTGCTCGGCGCGCTCGCCCTGGCCTGGTCGGTCCGCTCGCTGCGCAGGCTCGCCGGCTAG
- a CDS encoding ATP-binding cassette domain-containing protein yields the protein MIIEAHGLRKTFTAKRGRGKTEEVEAVRGIDLNVGEGEIFAVLGPNGAGKTTTVRMLATFTAPTSGTARVAGHDVVKEAAKVRERIGYVSQAGGVDDNAPGRESLLLSARLAGLSRSQAHTRADELLETFSLTEIADRPVRSLSGGQKRRFALAIGLVNRPPLVFLDEPTTGLDPQNRANLWDEVRSLRDQGTSVLLTTHYLDEADALCDRLVIVDHGLIVAEGTPEELKKEVAGDVVTLRLDDLAAAGELLNAQPYIKETRPEDDCLRAYLDDGEHNLPALLRALEAGGLAIRSISLDRATLDDVFLRHTGRSLRDAA from the coding sequence ATGATCATCGAAGCGCACGGGCTGCGCAAGACCTTCACCGCCAAGCGCGGACGGGGCAAGACAGAGGAGGTCGAGGCCGTCCGGGGCATCGACCTGAACGTCGGGGAGGGCGAGATCTTCGCCGTCCTCGGCCCGAACGGCGCGGGCAAGACCACCACCGTCCGGATGCTGGCCACCTTCACCGCCCCCACCTCCGGCACCGCCCGGGTGGCCGGGCACGACGTGGTGAAGGAGGCCGCGAAGGTCCGGGAGAGGATCGGCTACGTCAGCCAGGCCGGAGGCGTGGACGACAACGCCCCCGGCCGCGAGAGCCTGCTGCTGTCGGCGCGCCTGGCCGGGCTCTCCCGGAGCCAGGCGCACACCCGCGCGGACGAGCTGCTGGAGACCTTCAGTCTCACCGAGATCGCCGACCGCCCGGTGAGGTCATTGTCCGGCGGCCAGAAACGGCGCTTCGCGCTGGCCATCGGCCTGGTGAACCGGCCGCCACTGGTCTTCCTGGACGAGCCCACCACCGGCCTGGACCCGCAGAACCGCGCCAACCTCTGGGACGAGGTCCGCAGCCTTCGCGACCAGGGCACCAGCGTGCTGCTGACCACCCACTACCTGGACGAGGCCGACGCGCTCTGCGACCGGCTGGTCATCGTCGACCACGGCCTGATCGTCGCCGAGGGCACCCCCGAGGAGCTCAAGAAGGAGGTCGCGGGCGACGTCGTCACGCTCAGGCTCGACGACCTGGCCGCCGCCGGCGAGCTCCTGAACGCCCAGCCGTACATCAAGGAGACCCGGCCGGAGGACGACTGCCTGCGCGCCTACCTCGACGACGGCGAGCACAACCTGCCCGCGCTGCTCCGCGCCCTGGAGGCCGGCGGCCTGGCGATCCGGTCGATCTCCCTCGACCGGGCCACACTCGACGACGTCTTCCTGCGGCACACCGGCCGCTCCCTCCGCGACGCCGCCTGA
- a CDS encoding PadR family transcriptional regulator, whose protein sequence is MSSTRVLLLGVLLDGPLHGYEVRRRLELMGTQHWANVAYGSIYHGLGKMADEGLLERMEEGKGGKTLYAITDVGRAEFGRHLLSHWWEIKPIVDPFQVAITFMDRLSAGELASAMEARAAQLQFSIGMTERAIGGKQAYGAPRHIDECLRLNILQLKAQLAWVGEAAEKVRNGDLP, encoded by the coding sequence ATGTCTTCCACGCGTGTTCTGCTTCTCGGCGTGCTGCTCGACGGCCCGCTCCACGGCTACGAGGTACGGCGCCGCCTCGAACTCATGGGCACCCAGCACTGGGCCAACGTGGCCTACGGCTCGATCTACCACGGGCTGGGCAAGATGGCCGACGAGGGCCTGCTGGAACGGATGGAGGAAGGCAAAGGTGGCAAGACCCTCTACGCGATCACCGACGTCGGCCGGGCCGAGTTCGGGCGGCACCTGCTCAGCCACTGGTGGGAGATCAAGCCGATCGTGGACCCGTTCCAGGTGGCGATCACCTTCATGGACCGGCTCTCGGCCGGCGAGCTGGCCTCGGCGATGGAGGCCAGGGCCGCCCAGCTCCAGTTCTCCATCGGGATGACCGAGCGCGCCATCGGCGGCAAGCAGGCCTACGGCGCCCCCCGGCACATCGACGAATGCCTGCGGCTCAACATCCTCCAGCTCAAGGCCCAGCTGGCCTGGGTCGGCGAGGCCGCCGAGAAGGTCAGGAACGGCGACCTTCCCTGA
- a CDS encoding SDR family oxidoreductase: protein MSARPTALVTGASRGVGAAIAHALAPTHDLLLGGRDAEALAKVAAGLPGARPWPVELTAVTEADVAGIDRLDVLVHSAGTVTLGRIAVTPVEVWRRTMDINVIAAAELTRLLLPALRAARGQVVMINSGAGQRANPVWGSYAASKFALRALADALRLEEPDLRVTTVYPGRVDTDMQRGVRAQENGSYEPEKYLAPESVARAVVAAVTASPDAHVTEITVRPVGGPVS from the coding sequence ATGTCCGCACGACCGACCGCACTGGTCACCGGAGCTTCCCGAGGGGTCGGAGCCGCCATCGCGCACGCCCTGGCCCCCACCCACGACCTGCTGCTCGGCGGCCGGGACGCCGAGGCGCTGGCCAAGGTGGCCGCCGGGCTGCCCGGCGCGCGACCCTGGCCGGTGGAGCTCACCGCCGTCACCGAGGCCGACGTCGCCGGGATCGACCGGCTCGACGTGCTCGTGCACAGCGCGGGCACGGTGACCCTGGGGCGGATCGCCGTGACCCCCGTCGAGGTCTGGCGGCGGACGATGGACATCAACGTGATCGCGGCGGCCGAGCTGACCCGGCTGCTGCTGCCCGCCCTGCGCGCGGCCCGCGGCCAGGTAGTGATGATCAACTCGGGGGCGGGGCAGCGGGCCAACCCGGTCTGGGGCTCCTACGCGGCCAGCAAGTTCGCGCTGCGGGCCCTCGCCGACGCCCTCCGGCTGGAGGAGCCCGACCTGAGGGTGACCACGGTCTACCCGGGGCGGGTCGACACCGACATGCAGCGCGGGGTGCGGGCCCAGGAGAACGGCTCCTACGAACCGGAGAAATACCTGGCCCCGGAGTCGGTGGCCCGGGCGGTGGTGGCGGCCGTGACGGCCTCTCCCGACGCCCACGTCACCGAGATCACCGTCCGCCCGGTGGGCGGGCCCGTGAGCTGA
- a CDS encoding allantoate amidohydrolase produces the protein MWGAIAHLGRDGRTRGYLRDAWSPADLELRQWFRQEAARRGLDLREDRNGNLWAWWGDPSDRPGVVTGSHLDSVRQGGAFDGPLGVVSAFAALDALRAKGFEPPRPLGVACFTDEEGARFGVPCMGSRLLTGALDPDRARGLTDDGGDSMAEVLRRAGRDPGELGRDDETLKHVGVFVELHVEQGQDLVHRDAPVGVAAAIWPHGRWRFDFRGQANHAGTTRLEDRDDPMLPFARTVLHARQAAERGGVVATFGRLRVSPNNANAIPGLVSAWLDARGGDEHAVRALVAELTEFSGAEVSAESWTPVVDFDEVLRERLAAVLGGAPVLPTGAGHDAGILASAGVPSAMVFVRNPTGISHSPDEHAEMSDCHAGVAALATALEELCRS, from the coding sequence ATGTGGGGTGCCATCGCGCACCTCGGACGTGACGGCCGGACCCGGGGCTACCTGCGCGACGCGTGGTCGCCCGCCGATCTGGAGCTCCGTCAGTGGTTCCGCCAGGAGGCCGCCAGACGGGGCCTCGACCTGCGCGAAGACCGGAACGGCAACCTGTGGGCCTGGTGGGGCGACCCGTCGGACAGGCCGGGCGTCGTCACGGGCAGCCATCTGGACTCGGTACGGCAGGGCGGCGCCTTCGACGGCCCCCTCGGGGTCGTGTCCGCCTTCGCCGCCCTCGACGCGCTGCGGGCAAAGGGCTTCGAGCCTCCCCGCCCGCTGGGGGTGGCCTGTTTCACCGACGAGGAGGGCGCCAGGTTCGGGGTCCCCTGCATGGGCTCCCGGCTGCTCACCGGCGCGCTCGACCCCGACAGGGCCCGTGGCCTGACCGACGACGGGGGCGACTCGATGGCCGAGGTGCTGCGCCGGGCCGGACGCGACCCCGGTGAGCTGGGCCGCGACGACGAGACCCTCAAGCACGTCGGCGTCTTCGTGGAGCTCCACGTCGAGCAGGGCCAGGACCTGGTCCACCGGGACGCCCCGGTCGGCGTGGCCGCCGCCATCTGGCCGCACGGCCGCTGGCGGTTCGACTTCCGGGGCCAGGCCAACCACGCGGGCACCACCCGGCTGGAAGACCGCGACGACCCGATGCTGCCCTTCGCCCGGACCGTGCTGCACGCCCGCCAGGCCGCCGAGCGGGGCGGCGTGGTGGCCACCTTCGGCAGGCTCCGCGTGTCGCCCAACAACGCCAATGCCATCCCCGGCCTGGTCAGCGCCTGGCTGGACGCCCGGGGCGGCGACGAGCACGCGGTCCGGGCGCTGGTCGCAGAGCTGACCGAGTTCTCCGGGGCCGAGGTCAGCGCCGAGTCGTGGACCCCCGTCGTCGACTTCGACGAGGTTCTGCGGGAGCGGCTCGCAGCGGTCCTGGGAGGCGCGCCCGTCCTGCCGACGGGGGCCGGCCACGACGCCGGGATCCTGGCGTCCGCAGGTGTGCCCAGCGCGATGGTGTTCGTCCGCAATCCAACGGGAATCTCACACTCCCCGGACGAACACGCTGAGATGTCCGACTGCCACGCGGGGGTCGCCGCCCTCGCCACCGCCCTGGAGGAGCTGTGCCGGAGCTGA
- a CDS encoding formimidoylglutamate deiminase, which translates to MPELNYWCELAWLPPGEVVAGVLVRVSGSRIAEITPGMADPPAGAVRLGGLTVPGLANAHSHAFHRALRGVTQREKGSFWTWREQMYGVAATLDPDSYLRLARATFAEMALAGVTSVGEFHYLHHGPGGRPYDDPNVMGHALVQAAREAGLRIALLDACYLSGGFGTPLAGTQLRFGDGDADRWAVRVEALAAAYRGAQDVEIGVAVHSVRAVPSEQMPTVSRFSHQHALPMHVHVSEQRAENAACVEMYAASPVQVLSEHDVLGPRSTAVHATHVSDVDIALLGQSGTRVCMCPTTERDLADGIGPARTMAEAGSPITLGSDSHAVIDLFEEARAVELDERLATERRGHWTAAELLQAATAAGHASLGFPDAGTLVPGAWADLVSVRLDSVRTAGASRSGAAETVVFAATAADVHSVVSGGRHVVAEGRHVLGDVGALLGEAIAEARGESA; encoded by the coding sequence GTGCCGGAGCTGAACTACTGGTGCGAGCTGGCCTGGTTACCGCCCGGAGAGGTCGTCGCGGGGGTGCTCGTCCGGGTCTCGGGCTCGCGCATCGCCGAGATAACCCCGGGCATGGCCGACCCTCCCGCCGGAGCCGTCCGGCTCGGCGGGCTGACCGTCCCCGGACTGGCCAACGCGCACTCCCACGCCTTCCACCGCGCCCTGCGCGGGGTGACGCAGCGGGAGAAGGGCAGCTTCTGGACCTGGCGCGAGCAGATGTACGGCGTGGCCGCCACGCTGGACCCCGACTCCTACCTCAGGCTGGCCAGAGCCACGTTCGCCGAGATGGCGCTGGCCGGGGTCACCAGCGTCGGGGAGTTCCACTACCTTCACCACGGCCCGGGAGGCCGGCCGTACGACGACCCGAACGTCATGGGGCACGCGCTCGTCCAGGCCGCGCGGGAGGCCGGCCTGCGCATCGCGCTGCTGGACGCCTGCTACCTGAGCGGCGGCTTCGGCACCCCGCTGGCCGGCACCCAGCTCCGCTTCGGCGACGGCGACGCCGACAGGTGGGCCGTGCGGGTCGAGGCCCTCGCGGCCGCCTACCGCGGCGCGCAGGACGTGGAGATCGGCGTGGCCGTCCACTCGGTCCGCGCGGTCCCCTCCGAGCAGATGCCGACGGTCAGCAGGTTCTCCCATCAGCACGCGCTCCCGATGCACGTCCACGTGTCCGAGCAGCGCGCCGAGAACGCCGCCTGCGTGGAGATGTACGCCGCCAGCCCGGTCCAGGTGCTGAGCGAGCACGACGTGCTCGGCCCCCGCTCCACCGCCGTGCACGCCACGCACGTGTCCGACGTGGACATCGCGCTGCTCGGCCAGTCGGGCACCCGCGTCTGCATGTGCCCGACGACCGAACGCGACCTGGCCGACGGCATCGGCCCGGCCAGGACGATGGCCGAGGCGGGCTCGCCGATCACGCTCGGCTCCGACAGCCACGCGGTCATCGACCTGTTCGAGGAGGCCCGCGCGGTCGAGCTGGACGAGCGGCTGGCCACCGAGCGGCGTGGCCACTGGACGGCCGCCGAGCTGCTCCAGGCCGCCACCGCGGCGGGGCACGCCTCCCTGGGTTTCCCCGACGCGGGCACTCTCGTGCCGGGCGCGTGGGCCGACCTGGTGTCGGTGCGCCTGGACTCGGTCCGTACGGCGGGCGCGTCCCGGAGCGGCGCCGCGGAGACGGTGGTCTTCGCCGCGACGGCCGCCGACGTGCACTCGGTGGTGTCGGGCGGACGCCATGTGGTCGCCGAGGGCCGGCACGTCCTGGGCGACGTGGGCGCGCTGCTCGGCGAGGCGATCGCCGAGGCGCGGGGGGAGAGCGCGTGA